One region of Salvelinus namaycush isolate Seneca chromosome 3, SaNama_1.0, whole genome shotgun sequence genomic DNA includes:
- the LOC120045122 gene encoding protein FAM76B-like isoform X4, producing MATTALYACTKCNQRYPFEELSQGQQLCKECRIAHPIVKCTYCRSEFQQESKTNTICKKCAQNVKQFGTPKPCQYCNIIAAFIGTKCQRCTNSEKKYGPPQTCEQCKQQCAFDRKEEGRRKVDGKLLCWLCTLSYRRVLQKTKEQRKGFSSSHSNSSLNEKDLHSRQHHHHQQQRHSSSHNHKSSSIQKETPKKKPKLEMKPSNGDSSSITQSMDCGGTDNFILISQLKEEVMSLKRMLQQRDQTMLEKDRKLTELKADFQYQESNMRVKMNNMEKAHKESMEQQQAKNRELLKQVAALSKGKKFDRTGSSLLLP from the exons ATGGCAACAACGGCCCTCTACGCGTGTACGAAGTGTAACCAGCGATATCCGTTCGAAGAACTGTCGCAGGGACAGCAGCTGTGCAAG GAGTGTCGCATCGCTCATCCCATCGTCAAGTGTACATACTGCAGATCAGAGTTTCAGCAGGAGAG CAAAACAAACACCATTTGCAAGAAGTGTGCCCAGAATGTAAAGCAGTTTGGGACC CCCAAACCCTGCCAATACTGTAACATCATTGCTGCTTTCATTGGGACGAAGTGTCAGCGTTGCACCAACTCAGAGAAGAAGTATGGCCCTCCACAGACCTGCGAGCAGTGCAAACAACAGTGCGCATTTGACCGCAAGGAGGAGGGCAGGAGAAAG GTGGATGGGAAACTGCTGTGCTGGCTGTGCACTCTGTCCTACCGACGTGTACTGCAAAAGACCAAGGAGCAGAGGAAAGGTTTCAGCTCCTCCCACTCCAACTCCTCGCTCAACGAGAAGGACCTCCACTCCAGACagcaccatcaccaccagcagcAAAGACACAGCAGCTCACACAA CCATAAATCGTCTTCGATCCAGAAGGAGACCCCAAAGAAGAAACCAAAACTGGAGATGAAGCCATCCAACGGGGACAG TAGTTCAATCACCCAATCTATGGATTGTGGAGGAACGGACAACTTCATTCTGATCAGCCAGCTGAAAGAGGAAGTGATGTCATTAAAGAGAATGCTTCAGCAGAGGGATCAGACAATGCTGGAGAAGGACCGAAAG CTCACAGAGCTCAAGGCAGACTTCCAGTACCAGGAATCCAACATGAGGGTGAAGATGAACAACATGGAGAAGGCGCACAAAGAGTCCATGGAACAGCAACAG GCCAAAAATCGGGAGCTGCTAAAACAAGTGGCCGCACTCTCAAAGGGCAAGAAGTTTGACAGAACAGGGAGTTCACTGCTGTTACCGTAA
- the LOC120045122 gene encoding protein FAM76B-like isoform X2 — MATTALYACTKCNQRYPFEELSQGQQLCKECRIAHPIVKCTYCRSEFQQESKTNTICKKCAQNVKQFGTPKPCQYCNIIAAFIGTKCQRCTNSEKKYGPPQTCEQCKQQCAFDRKEEGRRKVDGKLLCWLCTLSYRRVLQKTKEQRKGFSSSHSNSSLNEKDLHSRQHHHHQQQRHSSSHKLSGSLSPEQGMWKQSHKSSSIQKETPKKKPKLEMKPSNGDSSSITQSMDCGGTDNFILISQLKEEVMSLKRMLQQRDQTMLEKDRKLTELKADFQYQESNMRVKMNNMEKAHKESMEQQQAKNRELLKQVAALSKGKKFDRTGSSLLLP, encoded by the exons ATGGCAACAACGGCCCTCTACGCGTGTACGAAGTGTAACCAGCGATATCCGTTCGAAGAACTGTCGCAGGGACAGCAGCTGTGCAAG GAGTGTCGCATCGCTCATCCCATCGTCAAGTGTACATACTGCAGATCAGAGTTTCAGCAGGAGAG CAAAACAAACACCATTTGCAAGAAGTGTGCCCAGAATGTAAAGCAGTTTGGGACC CCCAAACCCTGCCAATACTGTAACATCATTGCTGCTTTCATTGGGACGAAGTGTCAGCGTTGCACCAACTCAGAGAAGAAGTATGGCCCTCCACAGACCTGCGAGCAGTGCAAACAACAGTGCGCATTTGACCGCAAGGAGGAGGGCAGGAGAAAG GTGGATGGGAAACTGCTGTGCTGGCTGTGCACTCTGTCCTACCGACGTGTACTGCAAAAGACCAAGGAGCAGAGGAAAGGTTTCAGCTCCTCCCACTCCAACTCCTCGCTCAACGAGAAGGACCTCCACTCCAGACagcaccatcaccaccagcagcAAAGACACAGCAGCTCACACAA actCAGTGGGAGCTTAAGTCCAGAGCAGGGAATGTGGAAGCAGAG CCATAAATCGTCTTCGATCCAGAAGGAGACCCCAAAGAAGAAACCAAAACTGGAGATGAAGCCATCCAACGGGGACAG TAGTTCAATCACCCAATCTATGGATTGTGGAGGAACGGACAACTTCATTCTGATCAGCCAGCTGAAAGAGGAAGTGATGTCATTAAAGAGAATGCTTCAGCAGAGGGATCAGACAATGCTGGAGAAGGACCGAAAG CTCACAGAGCTCAAGGCAGACTTCCAGTACCAGGAATCCAACATGAGGGTGAAGATGAACAACATGGAGAAGGCGCACAAAGAGTCCATGGAACAGCAACAG GCCAAAAATCGGGAGCTGCTAAAACAAGTGGCCGCACTCTCAAAGGGCAAGAAGTTTGACAGAACAGGGAGTTCACTGCTGTTACCGTAA
- the LOC120045122 gene encoding protein FAM76B-like isoform X1, whose protein sequence is MATTALYACTKCNQRYPFEELSQGQQLCKECRIAHPIVKCTYCRSEFQQESKTNTICKKCAQNVKQFGTPKPCQYCNIIAAFIGTKCQRCTNSEKKYGPPQTCEQCKQQCAFDRKEEGRRKVDGKLLCWLCTLSYRRVLQKTKEQRKGFSSSHSNSSLNEKDLHSRQHHHHQQQRHSSSHKLSGSLSPEQGMWKQSHKSSSIQKETPKKKPKLEMKPSNGDRYERSFNHISSITQSMDCGGTDNFILISQLKEEVMSLKRMLQQRDQTMLEKDRKLTELKADFQYQESNMRVKMNNMEKAHKESMEQQQAKNRELLKQVAALSKGKKFDRTGSSLLLP, encoded by the exons ATGGCAACAACGGCCCTCTACGCGTGTACGAAGTGTAACCAGCGATATCCGTTCGAAGAACTGTCGCAGGGACAGCAGCTGTGCAAG GAGTGTCGCATCGCTCATCCCATCGTCAAGTGTACATACTGCAGATCAGAGTTTCAGCAGGAGAG CAAAACAAACACCATTTGCAAGAAGTGTGCCCAGAATGTAAAGCAGTTTGGGACC CCCAAACCCTGCCAATACTGTAACATCATTGCTGCTTTCATTGGGACGAAGTGTCAGCGTTGCACCAACTCAGAGAAGAAGTATGGCCCTCCACAGACCTGCGAGCAGTGCAAACAACAGTGCGCATTTGACCGCAAGGAGGAGGGCAGGAGAAAG GTGGATGGGAAACTGCTGTGCTGGCTGTGCACTCTGTCCTACCGACGTGTACTGCAAAAGACCAAGGAGCAGAGGAAAGGTTTCAGCTCCTCCCACTCCAACTCCTCGCTCAACGAGAAGGACCTCCACTCCAGACagcaccatcaccaccagcagcAAAGACACAGCAGCTCACACAA actCAGTGGGAGCTTAAGTCCAGAGCAGGGAATGTGGAAGCAGAG CCATAAATCGTCTTCGATCCAGAAGGAGACCCCAAAGAAGAAACCAAAACTGGAGATGAAGCCATCCAACGGGGACAGGTACGAGAGGAGTTTCAATCACAT TAGTTCAATCACCCAATCTATGGATTGTGGAGGAACGGACAACTTCATTCTGATCAGCCAGCTGAAAGAGGAAGTGATGTCATTAAAGAGAATGCTTCAGCAGAGGGATCAGACAATGCTGGAGAAGGACCGAAAG CTCACAGAGCTCAAGGCAGACTTCCAGTACCAGGAATCCAACATGAGGGTGAAGATGAACAACATGGAGAAGGCGCACAAAGAGTCCATGGAACAGCAACAG GCCAAAAATCGGGAGCTGCTAAAACAAGTGGCCGCACTCTCAAAGGGCAAGAAGTTTGACAGAACAGGGAGTTCACTGCTGTTACCGTAA
- the LOC120045122 gene encoding protein FAM76B-like isoform X3, giving the protein MATTALYACTKCNQRYPFEELSQGQQLCKECRIAHPIVKCTYCRSEFQQESKTNTICKKCAQNVKQFGTPKPCQYCNIIAAFIGTKCQRCTNSEKKYGPPQTCEQCKQQCAFDRKEEGRRKVDGKLLCWLCTLSYRRVLQKTKEQRKGFSSSHSNSSLNEKDLHSRQHHHHQQQRHSSSHNHKSSSIQKETPKKKPKLEMKPSNGDRYERSFNHISSITQSMDCGGTDNFILISQLKEEVMSLKRMLQQRDQTMLEKDRKLTELKADFQYQESNMRVKMNNMEKAHKESMEQQQAKNRELLKQVAALSKGKKFDRTGSSLLLP; this is encoded by the exons ATGGCAACAACGGCCCTCTACGCGTGTACGAAGTGTAACCAGCGATATCCGTTCGAAGAACTGTCGCAGGGACAGCAGCTGTGCAAG GAGTGTCGCATCGCTCATCCCATCGTCAAGTGTACATACTGCAGATCAGAGTTTCAGCAGGAGAG CAAAACAAACACCATTTGCAAGAAGTGTGCCCAGAATGTAAAGCAGTTTGGGACC CCCAAACCCTGCCAATACTGTAACATCATTGCTGCTTTCATTGGGACGAAGTGTCAGCGTTGCACCAACTCAGAGAAGAAGTATGGCCCTCCACAGACCTGCGAGCAGTGCAAACAACAGTGCGCATTTGACCGCAAGGAGGAGGGCAGGAGAAAG GTGGATGGGAAACTGCTGTGCTGGCTGTGCACTCTGTCCTACCGACGTGTACTGCAAAAGACCAAGGAGCAGAGGAAAGGTTTCAGCTCCTCCCACTCCAACTCCTCGCTCAACGAGAAGGACCTCCACTCCAGACagcaccatcaccaccagcagcAAAGACACAGCAGCTCACACAA CCATAAATCGTCTTCGATCCAGAAGGAGACCCCAAAGAAGAAACCAAAACTGGAGATGAAGCCATCCAACGGGGACAGGTACGAGAGGAGTTTCAATCACAT TAGTTCAATCACCCAATCTATGGATTGTGGAGGAACGGACAACTTCATTCTGATCAGCCAGCTGAAAGAGGAAGTGATGTCATTAAAGAGAATGCTTCAGCAGAGGGATCAGACAATGCTGGAGAAGGACCGAAAG CTCACAGAGCTCAAGGCAGACTTCCAGTACCAGGAATCCAACATGAGGGTGAAGATGAACAACATGGAGAAGGCGCACAAAGAGTCCATGGAACAGCAACAG GCCAAAAATCGGGAGCTGCTAAAACAAGTGGCCGCACTCTCAAAGGGCAAGAAGTTTGACAGAACAGGGAGTTCACTGCTGTTACCGTAA